The Drosophila nasuta strain 15112-1781.00 chromosome 2L, ASM2355853v1, whole genome shotgun sequence genome window below encodes:
- the LOC132784781 gene encoding glycoprotein-N-acetylgalactosamine 3-beta-galactosyltransferase 1-like — protein sequence MVTQYLRSHVSYSRKRSFLTLMTGLIIGFCLGQIISYVTISESIKAISIPVDKNSQNNIKQLAPSINTFPEIIHDHPYDNSTVADQLKKEVRLLCWVMTNPKNHKEKARHVKRTWGKRCNILLFMSSAQDDELPTVKLDVGEGRENLWRKVKEAFKYVYKHHYNDADWFYKADDDTYAIIENLRLMLYPYNPMTPVHFGYKFKPFVKQGYMSGGSGYVLSKEALRRFVVEGIPNPKMCLPGTVVNEDIEIGRCMENLNVTAGDSRDWNGRGRMFPFIPEHHLITKVDMSWWYWQYQFYKTDEGLDCCSDNAIAFHYVSPKMMYVMDYLIYHLKPYGIVREPHRLPAKLKVGEFLPPPIQEIANSNEDSMDDDDKLIKTTTIKSTPTEPDSREVDSKEVDSLTAKLHKPVNKKKESKSAKAIEAKKKKLINTI from the exons atggTTACTCAGTACTTGCGATCCCATG TGAGTTATTCGAGAAAACGATCATTTCTCACTCTTATGACTGGACTCATCATAGGCTTTTGTTTGGGTCAGATAATATCTTATGTAACTATATCAGAGAGTATTAAGGCAATCAGCATTCCAGTCGATAAAAATTCTCAAAACAACATCAAGCAACTGGCTCCAAGCATTAATACATTTCCCGAAATAATCCATGATCACCCATATGACAACTCCACTGTGGCCGATCAGCTCAAGAAAGAAGTGCGTCTCCTCTGCTGGGTTATGACAAACCCCAAAAACCATAAAGAAAAGGCCCGCCACGTCAAACGCACTTGGGGAAAACGATGCAACATTCTTTTATTCATGAGCTCAGCTCAAGACGATGAGCTGCCCACAGTTAAGTTGGATGTGGGAGAAGGTCGAGAAAATCTATGGCGTAAAGTGAAGGAGGCATTCAAGTACGTCTATAAACATCACTACAACGATGCAGATTGGTTCTACAAGGCAGACGATGACACATATGCCATAATCGAGAATCTTCGCCTAATGTTATACCCCTACAATCCAATGACGCCGGTTCACTTTGGGTATAAGTTCAAGCCTTTTGTAAAGCAAGGCTATATGTCGGGTGGCTCAGGATATGTACTAAGTAAAGAGGCACTTCGTCGATTTGTGGTTGAAGGTATTCCTAATCCCAAAATGTGTCTTCCTGGCACCGTTGTCAATGAAGACATTGAAATTGGCAGATGTATGGAGAATCTTAATGTAACTGCAGGGGACTCAAGAGACTGGAATGGACGTGGACGCATGTTTCCCTTTATTCCGGAGCACCATTTAATAACTAAAGTAGATATGAGTTGGTGGTATTGGCAATACCAATTCTACAAAACCGATGAA GGACTTGACTGCTGCTCGGACAATGCAATAGCATTTCACTATGTCAGCCCAAAGATGATGTATGTCATGGATTATcttatttatcatttaaagCCGTATGGCATAGTCAGAGAACCGCATCGCCTGCCGGCAAAGCTCAAAGTGGGAGAATTCCTTCCACCGCCAATACAAGAAATCGCTAACAGTAATGAGGATTCTATGGATGACGatgataaattaataaagacTACTACGATTAAATCTACTCCAACTGAGCCGGATTCAAGAGAAGTTGATTCCAAAGAAGTCGATTCACTGACGGCCAAGTTACATAAACCggtgaataaaaaaaaagaatcaaaaTCGGCAAAAGCTATtgaagctaaaaaaaaaaaattaataaatactatataa
- the LOC132798310 gene encoding glycoprotein-N-acetylgalactosamine 3-beta-galactosyltransferase 1 isoform X1 has translation MSVSRRSTFCKRGELDAIACTLARGKHSIGSIYQIIYAEHYLDLDWLIHVHVDSYVIMENLRYNLAKYKPTEEIYLRAFHAMYPYAHVGQKDSTDYVLSRGALEQLLARNCFSTASWQDCLANTKQGPSELLFPFQIPGEVLPFKLRSEFWNWPYIHRAVYTEQGFNKPLKYPIAFPYTTANQLHVLEYLLYHLRPYGHVNGMPALPEGSAVQIPAVVVDDSVAKELFKEVRIICMVLTYPHMYEKVARTIRQTWGRRCNKLIIFSSRNQTSLDGVHTVALNVSEGYSLLWGKTKAAFRHVYRHHRNEADWFFKADDDTYAIIDNMRYMLHSHHKEEPIYFGCHFHPNKDENYMSGGAGYVLSREALRRLIEHGLHSSGCNRQQSGTEDFEMGVCLNYCGITPADSRDSYGRHRFMPLSLEHIMIPGRLHYDFWLYYYLNYKLKKGLECCSTYAITIHYVMHYQMYLFDFLIYNMRPYGIIEGHEPLAVALDNLKL, from the exons ATGAGCGTCTCAAGGCGCAGCACATTTTGCAAACGTGGGGAGCTCGATGCAATCGCATGCACATTAGCCAGGGGAAAGCACTCGATCGGATCCATCTATCAAATCATCTACGCGGAGCATTACCTGGATCTCGATTGGCTGATCCATGTTCACGTCGACAGCTATGTGATTATGGAGAATCTGCGATACAATCTGGCCAAATACAAGCCCACTGAGGAGATTTACTTGAGAGCATTTCATGCTATGTATCCCTATGCTCATGTTGGCCAAAAAGACTCCACTGATTACGTGTTGAGTCGGGGCGCTTTAGAGCAGCTGCTCGCAAGGAATTGCTTCTCAACTGCAAGCTGGCAAGATTGTCTGGCTAACACGAAACAGGGGCCAAGTGAGCTATTGTTTCCATTTCAAATTCCAGGTGAAGTGCTTCCCTTCAAGTTGCGCTCTGAGTTTTGGAATTGGCCATACATCCATCGGGCAGTTTACACTGAGCAG GGTTTCAACAAACCTTTGAAGTATCCAATTGCCTTTCCTTACACCACTGCGAATCAGTTGCATGTTCTTGAGTATTTGCTTTATCATCTGCGTCCCTATGGACACGTCAATGGAATGCCAGCTTTACCAGAAGGATCAGCAGTGCAAATTCCAGCTGTAGTTGTGGATGACAGTGTGGCCAAAGAACTCTTCAAGGAGGTACGCATTATCTGCATGGTGTTGACCTATCCCCACATGTACGAGAAGGTAGCAAGAACAATCAGACAAACCTGGGGACGTCGATGCAATAAACTAATCATTTTTAGCAGTCGCAATCAAACGAGCCTAGATGGAGTGCACACAGTGGCCCTAAATGTCAGCGAGGGCTATAGTCTATTGTGGGGCAAGACGAAGGCAGCCTTCAGACATGTCTACAGGCATCATCGCAATGAAGCGGACTGGTTCTTCAAGGCCGACGACGATACTTATGCCATTATAGATAATATGCGCTACATGTTGCATTCCCATCATAAAGAAGAGCCCATTTACTTTGGCTGCCACTTTCATCCCAATAAGGATGAGAACTATATGTCAGGAGGTGCAGGTTACGTGCTCAGCAGAGAAGCCCTACGTCGGCTCATTGAGCATGGCCTGCATTCAAGTGGCTGCAATCGTCAGCAGTCCGGCACTGAGGACTTTGAAATGGGGGTTTGCCTTAACTACTGTGGCATAACTCCCGCAGATTCCAGAGATTCTTATGGTCGCCATCGCTTCATGCCGCTGTCGTTAGAGCACATTATGATTCCAGGACGATTGCATTATGATTTCTGGTTATATTATTACCTAAACTACAAACTTAAAAAG gGCTTGGAGTGCTGTTCCACCTATGCCATAACTATTCATTATGTCATGCACTATCAGAtgtatttatttgactttCTGATCTACAATATGCGTCCATACGGAATTATTGAGGGACATGAACCTCTTGCAGTTGCGCTTGATAATCTTAAATTGTAG
- the LOC132798310 gene encoding glycoprotein-N-acetylgalactosamine 3-beta-galactosyltransferase 1 isoform X2, which produces MENLRYNLAKYKPTEEIYLRAFHAMYPYAHVGQKDSTDYVLSRGALEQLLARNCFSTASWQDCLANTKQGPSELLFPFQIPGEVLPFKLRSEFWNWPYIHRAVYTEQGFNKPLKYPIAFPYTTANQLHVLEYLLYHLRPYGHVNGMPALPEGSAVQIPAVVVDDSVAKELFKEVRIICMVLTYPHMYEKVARTIRQTWGRRCNKLIIFSSRNQTSLDGVHTVALNVSEGYSLLWGKTKAAFRHVYRHHRNEADWFFKADDDTYAIIDNMRYMLHSHHKEEPIYFGCHFHPNKDENYMSGGAGYVLSREALRRLIEHGLHSSGCNRQQSGTEDFEMGVCLNYCGITPADSRDSYGRHRFMPLSLEHIMIPGRLHYDFWLYYYLNYKLKKGLECCSTYAITIHYVMHYQMYLFDFLIYNMRPYGIIEGHEPLAVALDNLKL; this is translated from the exons ATGGAGAATCTGCGATACAATCTGGCCAAATACAAGCCCACTGAGGAGATTTACTTGAGAGCATTTCATGCTATGTATCCCTATGCTCATGTTGGCCAAAAAGACTCCACTGATTACGTGTTGAGTCGGGGCGCTTTAGAGCAGCTGCTCGCAAGGAATTGCTTCTCAACTGCAAGCTGGCAAGATTGTCTGGCTAACACGAAACAGGGGCCAAGTGAGCTATTGTTTCCATTTCAAATTCCAGGTGAAGTGCTTCCCTTCAAGTTGCGCTCTGAGTTTTGGAATTGGCCATACATCCATCGGGCAGTTTACACTGAGCAG GGTTTCAACAAACCTTTGAAGTATCCAATTGCCTTTCCTTACACCACTGCGAATCAGTTGCATGTTCTTGAGTATTTGCTTTATCATCTGCGTCCCTATGGACACGTCAATGGAATGCCAGCTTTACCAGAAGGATCAGCAGTGCAAATTCCAGCTGTAGTTGTGGATGACAGTGTGGCCAAAGAACTCTTCAAGGAGGTACGCATTATCTGCATGGTGTTGACCTATCCCCACATGTACGAGAAGGTAGCAAGAACAATCAGACAAACCTGGGGACGTCGATGCAATAAACTAATCATTTTTAGCAGTCGCAATCAAACGAGCCTAGATGGAGTGCACACAGTGGCCCTAAATGTCAGCGAGGGCTATAGTCTATTGTGGGGCAAGACGAAGGCAGCCTTCAGACATGTCTACAGGCATCATCGCAATGAAGCGGACTGGTTCTTCAAGGCCGACGACGATACTTATGCCATTATAGATAATATGCGCTACATGTTGCATTCCCATCATAAAGAAGAGCCCATTTACTTTGGCTGCCACTTTCATCCCAATAAGGATGAGAACTATATGTCAGGAGGTGCAGGTTACGTGCTCAGCAGAGAAGCCCTACGTCGGCTCATTGAGCATGGCCTGCATTCAAGTGGCTGCAATCGTCAGCAGTCCGGCACTGAGGACTTTGAAATGGGGGTTTGCCTTAACTACTGTGGCATAACTCCCGCAGATTCCAGAGATTCTTATGGTCGCCATCGCTTCATGCCGCTGTCGTTAGAGCACATTATGATTCCAGGACGATTGCATTATGATTTCTGGTTATATTATTACCTAAACTACAAACTTAAAAAG gGCTTGGAGTGCTGTTCCACCTATGCCATAACTATTCATTATGTCATGCACTATCAGAtgtatttatttgactttCTGATCTACAATATGCGTCCATACGGAATTATTGAGGGACATGAACCTCTTGCAGTTGCGCTTGATAATCTTAAATTGTAG
- the LOC132798311 gene encoding glycoprotein-N-acetylgalactosamine 3-beta-galactosyltransferase 1-like has protein sequence MKIFRPQHKVNNNWELLLMLLFGLICGACLSTLLQRARKSTDPNYSQYAVPEDFTSSQSVSTSPSNTTTRILCMIVSSSLQSRALHIERTWGRRCHKLLFMGNPADNSAKLRERHTNSWTKTRAYLQHVYQHYYDDYDWFLKVPDDTYVIMENLQHFLAGHSPESPIYFGSNDWEQSKQGFVSGAAGYVFSKAALHRFINLGHGNGNLCSNRSYGIDHVELSRCLRNAGVVAGDSRDEDGLLRFLPVPPYKSHELLSSSAISFHYSNVEDFYMLDYVIYQLHPFGLSRDPPQHQLKVIPQKWPIELANISQLH, from the exons ATGAAGATCTTCCGACCGCAACACAAGGTAAACAACAATTGggaattgttgttgatgctgctctTTGGTTTGATCTGTGGCGCCTGCCTCTCGACGCTCCTGCAACGTGCTCGCAAATCAACCGATCCCAACTATAGTCAATATGCAGTCCCTGAAGATTTCACATCCTCTCAATCCGTATCCACATCACCTTCGAATACAACAACTCGTATACTCTGCATGATTGTGAGCAGTTCGCTGCAATCTCGTGCTCTGCACATAGAACGCACTTGGGGCAGACGTTGCCACAAACTGTTGTTCATGGGGAATCCGGCTGACAACAGTGCGAAGCTGAGAGAGCGCCACACCAATTCATGGACCAAGACACGTGCCTACCTGCAGCATGTCTATCAGCATTATTACGATGACTACGATTGGTTTCTCAAGGTGCCGGATGATAC CTATGTGATTATGGAGAACTTGCAGCATTTCTTGGCAGGACATTCACCAGAGTCGCCCATTTATTTTGGCAGCAATGACTGGGAGCAGTCTAAGCAG GGCTTCGTCTCTGGAGCTGCTGGCTATGTGTTCAGTAAGGCGGCGTTGCACCGTTTCATCAATTTGGGGCACGGTAATGGCAACCTTTGCAGTAATCGTAGCTATGGCATTGATCATGTGGAATTATCGCGGTGTCTGCGAAATGCGGGCGTCGTAGCTGGAGATTCCCGTGATGAAGATGGTCTACTCCGTTTCCTACCAGTTCCACCATAT AAATCACACGAACTTTTGTCGAGTTCTGCGATATCATTTCACTACAGTAATGTTGAAGATTTCTACATGCTGGATTATGTTATCTACCAGCTGCACCCCTTTGGTTTAAGTCGCGACCCACCTCAGCATCAGTTGAAAGTAATTCCACAAAAGTGGCCAATTGAATTGGCGAATATCAGTCAACTTCATTAG
- the LOC132784788 gene encoding larval cuticle protein A1A yields MAFKFTLLALALVVTVGAEYDYTRSTSNNNQKVDAVSNDVNSLEQHDSSSSSSEEYRTNYQAPETNDQNSQATPKGYDYPSQLSNSDSNVLHPVSNPVAASSSLFPVPLPVLREERQPEVFPPASYSFNYAVNDESTGDIKDHSETRDGYVVRGSYSLIDPDGYKRTVTYTADDVHGFNAIVNRVPYVLKKVALVSPTVVLDERSPVSTLVSADSSSSASVKDGENTLTSGSGSVSDSGDSYVNAANQRDTAGGIYA; encoded by the exons atggCCTTTAAG TTTACGCTGCTCGCCTTGGCACTTGTGGTGACCGTAGGAGCCGAGTATGATTACACTCGGAGCACCAGCAACAATAACCAGAAAGTAGATGCTGTGTCCAACGATGTGAATTCTCTGGAACAGCACGATTCCAGTTCCAGCTCCAGTGAGGAATATCGCACCAACTATCAAGCACCCGAAACCAATGACCAGAACTCACAGGCAACTCCGAAAGGTTACGACTATCCCAGTCAATTGAGCAACTCCGATTCAAATGTCTTGCATCCCGTGAGCAACCCAGTAGCTGCCTCATCTTCTCTCTTCCCTGTGCCGTTGCCCGTGCTGCGCGAGGAACGCCAGCCAGAGGTCTTTCCACCAGCCAGCTACAGCTTTAACTATGCCGTCAATGACGAAAGCACCGGTGACATTAAAGATCACAGCGAGACCCGTGATGGTTATGTGGTGCGTGGTTCCTACAGTCTCATCGATCCCGATGGCTACAAACGCACTGTTACCTACACAGCCGACGATGTCCATGGCTTCAACGCCATCGTGAACCGCGTCCCCTATGTCCTTAAGAAGGTGGCCCTTGTTTCACCCACCGTGGTGCTCGATGAGCGTTCACCTGTTAGCACTCTGGTGTCTGCTGATTCCTCTAGCTCAGCATCTGTCAAAGATGGAGAAAATACTTTGACATCTGGCTCTGGCTCCGTCTCCGACTCTGGTGACAGCTATGTCAATGCTGCCAATCAACGTGACACTGCTGGTGGCATCTATGCTTGA
- the LOC132797843 gene encoding glycoprotein-N-acetylgalactosamine 3-beta-galactosyltransferase 1 gives MTTAKGKTMTKFAWQLRSQLHLLTGFIAGFVCAFVLLLHIYDVRNGINCSTTTAISSSSIRSFIGSSAASMSLAQFETELQWKVAPARVLCMVLTCPEYVERYAQHVYATWGRRCTKLVFVSSEDYEPLGVVQVVDADGGSYDDLWNKTREGFRHVWQEYGEEYDWFLKADDDTYVIMENLHHMLSAYDANMPLYFGYQMRRYNVSYMSGGASYVLSREALRRFMKQAYGFDQICPEARKMGIEDFYMGICLQNVGVHLIDSTRAVADDDKPKFFPLDVEGFLYKSNESIPTWLQEMSVSEIDTGLNCCSNYSIAFHYTKPERMYLYEFLLYHLRVFGQKWSAEQLPRRWTFSEMVEMFPLENNSEILDLRQMSEKPDNF, from the exons ATGACAACGGCCAAAGGCAAAACAATGACCAAATTCGCTTGGCAATTGCGAAGTCAGCTGCATTTGCTAACGGGATTCATAGCCGGATTCGTGTGTGCCTTTGTGCTGCTCCTCCACATCTACGATGTGCGCAATGGAATCAACTGTTCAACCACCACCGccataagcagcagcagcatcagaagTTTTATCGGTTCCTCAGCTGCTTCAATGAGTCTCGCGCAGTTTGAAACTGAGTTGCAGTGGAAGGTGGCGCCAGCTCGTGTGCTGTGCATGGTGCTGACCTGTCCGGAGTACGTGGAGCGCTATGCTCAGCATGTGTATGCCACTTGGGGCAGACGCTGCACCAAGTTGGTGTTTGTCAGCAGCGAGGACTATGAACCCCTCGGGGTGGTCCAGGTCGTGGACGCCGATGGAGGCTCATATGACGATCTGTGGAATAAAACGCGCGAGGGTTTCCGTCATGTCTGGCAGGAGTATGGAGAGGAGTACGATTGGTTTCTCAAAGCCGACGACGATAC ctATGTCATAATGGAGAATCTGCATCACATGCTCAGCGCCTACGATGCGAATATGCCGCTCTATTTTGGCTATCAGATGCGACGCTACAATGTG AGCTACATGTCTGGTGGTGCTTCATATGTGCTCAGTCGCGAAGCATTGCGCCGATTTATGAAACAGGCTTACGGATTTGATCAAATCTGCCCAGAGGCTAGGAAGATGGGCATTGAAGACTTCTACATGGgaatttgtttgcaaaatgTGGGCGTTCATTTAATTGACTCGACACGAGCCGTGGCCGATGATGACAAGCCGAAATTCTTTCCCTTAGATGTGGAGGGCTTTCTTTATAAAAGCAATGAGAGCATACCAACATGGTTACAAGAGATGAGTGTCTCAGAAATAGATACG GGCCTCAATTGCTGTTCAAACTATTCAATTGCCTTTCATTACACTAAACCGGAACGTATGTATCTCTATGAATTTTTGCTATACCATTTGCGAGTATTTGGCCAAAAGTGGAGTGCTGAGCAGTTGCCCAGGCGATGGACATTTTCCGAAATGGTGGAAATGTTTCCACTTGAAAATAATTCGGAAATATTAGATTTGAGACAAATGTCAGAGAAGCCGGATAATTTTTAG